In bacterium, the sequence CCGCTCGGCACGTCCGGGCGCTCTGTGTTTTCTAACGATACGCCGACCAGCGGTACCGACACTCTGTCCCTAGACGCGGGTCTGCCGACCGGGGGCGTCAAGGCAGCTCCGGCCGCGGCTGCCGCCGCAAGACAAGCGAGGAACACACACAATACTGAGGCGGTGGTCGACTTCATCCAATCGCACATGACAGGAGTATAAGTCGGCCATGGCCCCGTGCCCGAAACCCCACCCGACTACCTGGCTCGACTCAGGCCGGAGCGGTGACGAACTCGAACAGGATCGCCTGTTCACCGTACTGGGCGATCCGCCGGCTGATCGCCTTGACGATCTTCTTCTGACGCGCCAGCAGCGCCTCGATCTGGCGGCCGTCCAGATACGGGTCGAGCCGCTCGCGTACCGCCCCCGCATCGAGTTCACGAAGGCGATCCCAGAATCGGCGCTCGAGCACTTGCATGTCTTTGCGGTCGGAGAGCACCGGCAGCTCCTTGAAGGAGCGCGTATGGTCGACGAACCACACCTTGCCCGCGGCGTCGATCAGGATATTGCCAGGGTTGCGATCGAAGTTGTAGATGAGATTGTCGAAGACCGCCATGTTCTGCTTCTGAAAGAGCCAGAGCTTCTCGTAGCGGGGGTCAATCCCCTGTTCCAGGCGCTCCTCGACTCCCATCGCCTGCTCGACCCAAAGCTGTACCGAGCCCTTCTCGCGGCCGATGGTCCGCAAGGTCGCCGGCGGCACGTTGTCCAGCTCGAGCAACCGGCTCAACTCGTAGGCGGCGACCTCGAAAACGTAGCTGTCCCGGAAGCCGCGCGCGTGCTCCTGGACGTGGCGCATCTCGTCTCGCGCCAGCTCGACGGTGCGAAAGATGGCGTGCGCCCGGACATCGTCTTTCTGCAGCGTCAGCTTGAGCGGCCGGTTGAGACTGCCTTCGATCTCGACGCTGTCCACGACCTCAGCCGTGCGCAGGAACTCCAGCACTTCGCCGTGAGTGGCAAAGGGAAGGGCTTGACCGTCCATGCCGATCCAGCGACCCGCGCTTGCCATCGGATCGAAATCGGCCTCTGCCTTCACCATCGGGGCAAACAGGCTCGCCACAATCAGCATTGACACGACTGTCAGGGATCTCTTCATCATCGACTCCTCGAGTGCCTCTCCACCCTGAGTACGCAAGGAAGATGTGAAGGTTTGGCTGATTTACACCGGATCTCTGCCGTGCTCGGCCCAGTAGCGCACGAGGTTCTGGACATAGGCCAGCGATGCCTCGAGATTCTGGACCGTATTCCACTCGAAACGGCTGTGGTAGTCGTAGCCGCCGTCGAACACGTTGGGCGTGGGCAAGCCCATCTCCGAGAGGCGTGAGCCGTCGGTACCGCCGCGTACCAGCTCGCTCTCGAGCTCGATTCCCATCTCATCGGCCGCCGCGAAAGCGAAAGTGACTGCGCGGCGGTCTTTCGCCTCGATGTACTCCTTCATGTTCTTGTACTGATCGCTCATCTGCAGATCGATCGAGGCGCGTGGGTGCGCGCGACAGGCGTCGGCGACCAGGCTCTCGACCAGCTGCTTGCGAGCTGCCAGTCCCGCCGTGGTGAAATCACGCAAAATCATCTTGGAGCGAGCCGAAGAGATCGTGCCGGACATCTCGATCGGACAGTAATAGCCTTCGCGATCCTCGGTGGTCTCGGGCGTTTCGTCGGCGGGAAGGCGATCCAGGATCCGGGCGAGAATCGTCACCGCATTGGCCATCACGTCCTTGGCGTAGCCGGCATGCACGTTGACCCCCGTGACCTCGATCACGGCTTCGGCGGCGTTGAAGGTCTCATACGACAACGTCCCCGTTCCCGAGCCATCAATCGTGTAGGCGACGTCCGCCGCCAGACGCTCGAGGTCGAGCTTGTCGACTCCTTTGCCGATCTCCTCGTCTACGGTGAAACAGACGCGAATCGGTGGCCGCGGCACCGATGGGTCCGCCAGCAGGTCTTCGACCGTCTGCATGATCACCGCGCAGCCGGCCTTATCGTCGCTCCCCAGAAGGGTGGTGCCGTCGGAGCTGATCAGATCATGGCCGACGTGCTCGCGAAGCGCCGGGCTGCGCTCCGGATCCAGGGTCACCGCGCCCCCAGCCGGCAGCCGACCCGGTAGCTCAAACACCGAGCCGTCGTAGTTTTCGTGAATCAGCGGTACGACCGGACCCCCGGGCTCGTCCTGCGAGGTGTCGACATGGGCAAAAAGAGCCAAGGTCGGCGTGCTCGCGGCGTCGGCCTCCGGCAACGTCGAGGGCAGTGTGGCATAGACATATCCGTACTCGTCCATCTCGGCGTCCTCGAGCCCGAGCGCGCGCAGCTCTTCGGCGAGCAGACGCGACAGGTCCTTCTGCTTCTCCGTCGACGGGAAACTCGTCGAGTCGCGATCGGACGCGGTGTCGATGCGCACGTAGCGCAGAAAGCGGTCGACCACAGCTGGAAGACCGGAACTCTCACTCATGGTGGAACCCTCCGGGGATTGGCTCGAGCCCGAAGCCGGGCTCAAGCCTGGGCAAGGCCGCGAAAGATCTCGAGGGCGCTCTCGAACTGCTCCCTCGCTTTGACGACATAATCATGAGCCTCGTTGATATAGCCATCGCACGAGGCCGACCAGACGCGATTCAGGTACCGCTCGCCGGCGGCGAACGGGTTCATGACATCGGCGAACGACTGCAGCCCGAAGGTGTGGACGAGACTGTAGCGAGCCTGCACAAACGCGTCGAGGTCGTCCGGAAACTCGCGATCGATCACGTGTCGCAGGTCGTAGACATCTGTCTCTTCTTTGGTCTCATCGAGGCGCTGGACCTTGCCGACCACCGACGCCAGGCTGGTCTCGATGGCTCCGAGGTTGGCGCGAATCGTTTCTGCGCGGGTCGCCGCCTCACGCCTCGCGACGCGAATCATCACCACGCCAACCACCCCCAGCGCGAGCGCCCCGAGAAAGTACGGCACCGTCACACCCTCGCGCTGCTCGACGGCGAAGAAGGCTCCGGCGAGGAAGCCGAGGGCGATCAACAAGTAAGCGACGTTCTTCATCCGCTCGTCAAGCCGAGAAAACAACCATCAGTGAATAACCGACGCCGACCAACGCTTCGCCCACGATCAGTCCTGCCGCAAGGGGAATGCCCGAGTCGTCCGCGAACTTGCGACCGAGCCTGGCGTCGGTGAACTCTCGCAGAAGAGTGCCGATCGTGTAGGTCAGGATGATGTTGAACGGCAGGTAGAAACCGAGGCCGACCATGATGCCGACACCACCGATGCCCGACGCCGACAGCAGCGCCCCGAGACCCGCTCCCGAAAGATACTTGTCGAGCGGTACGTCGCCGCCCAGGACACCCTGAATCACACTCGCCAGCGCTTGACCTTGCGGCGCCGGCAGCTTGTCGCTGCCCATGCCGTAGGCCTGATGCAGCACCACGATCAGGCCCATGATCAAGATCGGGCCCAGCCAGGTGCCGAGGAACTGGGCGATCTGCTGCTTGCGCGGAATCGCGCCGACCAGGTAGCCGGTCTTGAGATCGAGCATCAGGTCCGTCGCCTGCGCCATCGCCACGCACATCGCGGCGCCGACCACAATCGACGCGACGACCGTGTCTCGATCGCTCATCCCGGAGGCTACGAAGATCAAGATCGTGATGCCGATGAGCGTCATGCCCGAAAGCGGCGACCACTGCGTTCGGCCGATGCACTCTGCGAGAACGATCCCGGCCAGCCAGACCCAGGTCGCCCCGAGAACCGCCATCAGGATCATCCGCCAGGGCTCGATGTGCGGCACCGCCATGACCGCCGTGCCCGCCAGCAGCACCACAGCACCCACGATTCCCATGTAGAGAAAGCGGATCGGCAGCTCGTCCCTCGACACGACCGACTTGACCTTCGCCGCTTGCTGCATACTCCGTATGGCGGCGATGACCAGTGGGAGCGCCAGCGCGATGCCGGTCACCGCCCCGCCAATCAGCATTCCGATTCCCACCGGTCGAAACAGCTGCAGCCGCAGATAGGTCGCCATCCCCTGTCCGGCGGTCTCGAGCTCAGCCGGTGTAGGCAGAATGCCGCGAAAGTCCATCAGCGGCGCCAGAATCCAGTAGCAGACGTAGCCGCCAACGACGAAGAACCAGCCGCCACGGCCGGCCAGATAGGCGGTGCCGATGGTCAGCAGCGATATGTACCAGATCCCGTTCATGTACTCCGGGAGGCCCAGCAGCGCTCCGACATCCCAGTTCTCGAAGCCCGTCATCAGGCTTGCGAGGTGAACGATCGCCGCCAACAGCGCTGCGCCGACAAGTAACTGCGCCTTGCGAACGCCCGCTCCCGGCGCTTTCAAGATCGCCGCCGTGGCGATTCCACCGGGGTAGGCCAGGCGATCGAAATCGATCATCTGTTTGCGCAGCGGAATGATGAAAGCGATGCCGAGCACACCGCCCGCCATGCAGGCGAGCACGACCAGCAGCCGGTTGAAGTCGGTGTAGCCGAGGATGAAGATCGCCGGAATCGAGAACATCATTCCGGCGGACGCGCCGTTGACCGACGACGCCAGGGTCTGATTGATGTTGTTCTCGATGATGCTCTTGCGGCGCATCACGCCGCGGAGAATTCCGAAGCCGAGGATCGCGGCAAGCTCCGAGCCCTCGATCGAGAAGCCGAGCTTGAGGCTCAGATAGCCGATCGAGACCGCAATCAAGGCACCCAGCACGTAGCCGATCAGAATCGCCGGCCAGGTGATCTCCGGATACGAACCGCGACGAATCTCTCTTCCCGACTCCCCGCTCATGGCGTTCTCTAGCCCACTCGCTCCGTCACCGTTCCGGTTGCCATCTTGACTGCGTATGCTATCCCAAGCCGCTCAAGCCGACCGCACGGTCTCCCGGCTCCGACTGGGACTGGCTGTTTGTTCCTGGATGGCCCTCCAGACGCTCTCGGGCGTGAAGGGAAACCGGCGCAGGCGAGCTCCGGTGGCGTTGAAGATGGCGTTGCCGATGGCCGGCGCGCCCCCATTGATGCTGATCTCCGAGACGCTCTTGGCCCCGAATGGCCCGGTGTCCTCATAGCTCGGCACCAGGATCGTCTTGATCTTGGGCTTATCGCGCAGCGAATGGATGTGGTAATTCTGCATGCTCGCGTTGGTCATCGCGCCCTTCGAGTCAAACAGGTACTCCTCGCACAGCGCGTAGCTGACGCCGTTCATCACCGCGCCCTCGGTCTGCCCTTCGGCCAGCTTCGGGTTGATCGCCGTGCCGCAATCGATCGCGGCGACGTACTTCTCGACCTTGACCTTGCCGGTCAAGGTGTCCACCACGAGATCGACGTAGTGAGCCGCGAACGGAGGGGGTGACTTGTGGGTGATGTGGGAGGCGACGTCCATGATCTGGAACTGGTTTCTTTCGTAGAGCGAGTAGAGCGCGACCTGGGAGTAGGTGACTTCGCCGCTGCCGTCTTTCGCCACGACCTTGGCGTCGACGGCCGTCAGTTCTGCCGGCGCCTTGTCGAGCATCTCGGCGGCGACGCCCAGGATCTGCTGTTTGACCTTCGCCGCCGCCTTACGCACCGCCTCGCCGCTCAAATAGGTCGTGCTAGAAGCGTAGGCACCGACATCGAAAGGCGTCAGGTCGGTGTCGGAGGCGTACACGAGCATCTTGTCGACGGTGGTCGAGAGCTCCTCCGCCGCGATCTGGGCGAGAACCGTGTCGGCCCCGGTGCCCAGATCGGTGGCCCCGAAGAGTAGATTGAACGAGCCGTCCTCGTTCATCTTGATGGACGCCGCGCCCATGTCGATCTCGGGAATGCTTGAGCCCTGCATCAGACAGGCGAGGCCGAGGCCGCGCCGGTAACGTCCCGACTTCTCGCTCGGCAGGGTGCGCCCGCTCCAACCGATCTCCTCGGCGCCGAGTCGCAAGCACTCCGACAATCCACAGCTGCCGATGGTCATCTCGACACCGGCCTTGCCCTCGCCGAGCGCCGCGAACACCGGCGAGCCTTCGCCTTCCTGAATGTGGTTCTTGAGGCGAAGCTCGAGCGGATCCATGTCGATCGCGTAGCTCATCTCGTCGAGCTGGCTCTCCACCGCGAAGTAGGCCTGGGTGGCGCCGAAACCACGGTAGGCGCCGCCCACCGGCAGATTGGTGTAAACGACCTTGCCGTCGAAGTGGATGTGCTTCCAGCGATAGAGCGGGAGGACCTTGCTGCCACAGCAGCCGACCACCGGCAGCCCATGCCCACCATAGGCGCCGGTGTTGCAGATGGCGTCCATCCCGATACCGGTCAGCTCGCCGTCCCCGGTCATCGTGGTGCGCAGCCGGAAGTGGATCGGATGGCGCGTGCGCCCGTAGAGAAAGTTCTCCTCGCGCGTCAGCTGCCAGAAACAGGGCCGCCGGGTGCGCAGCGCCATGAGCGCGCAGACATCCTCGAGCAACATCTCCTGTTTGCTGCCGAAGCCGCCGCCGATACGCGGCTTGATGATCCGAATCTTCTTGACCGGCAGCCCGAGGGCCTGAGCGACGATGCGGCGGCAGTGGAACGGCACCTGAGTGCTGGCGCAGATGACCACGCGATCACTCGCGTCCAGGTAAGCGAAACAGACGTGGGTCTCGATCGGCACGTGCTGGGCATACGGCGTGTCGTACCCGTGATCGAAGGCGTAGTCCGCGGCTTCCATCTCCCGCTCGAGGTCGCCTTCCTTCATGCCGACTTCGGCGACGATGTTCTTCTCCGGCTGGAACGGCACGGGCAGCGGATGGCTCACGTCCGGCTCGTCGTGAATCACCGGAGCGCCGTCGCGCAGAGCGTCCTCGATCGACAGCACGGGCTCGAGCAGTTCGTACTCGACCTGAACCTTCTTGAGCGCCGCTTCGGCGATCTCGGCGGTCTCGGCGGCAACCGCCGCCACGCGGTCGCCCACGCAACGCACCTTGTAGTCGAACACCGCGGTGTCGTACGGGGAGGGCTCCGGATAGCCCTGGCCGGCGGTCAGGTGCAGGTGCCGCGGCACGTTCTCGTGGCACAGCACACACCGCACGCCCGGCATCGCCTCGGCCGCGCTGATGTCGATCGATTTGATCAGAGCGTGCGGGTGCGGACTCCACAACATCTTGACGATCAGGGAATCGGGCGGCACTAGATCCGCCACGAAGGAGGGCTTGCCGAGAGCCAGCTGCATCGAATCGGTCTTGTCGACCGACTTGTTGACGACCTTGAACGACTTCACCTTGTCCATTGCGGTTTCTCCCCCGAGGTCTCGGCGATGGTCCTGTGCAGAGCGTCCTCGATCTTCTCGTAGCCCGTGCAGCGACAGTAGTTGCCGTCGAGATGCTCGAAGATCTCCTGCTCGGTCGGGTTCGGCACCTCGTCAAGCATCGCCTTGACCGACATGATGATTCCGGGAATGCAGAACCCACACTGAACGCCAGCCTCTTCGACCATGGCGGTCTGAAAGGGATCGGGCCGGTCGTATTCGCCGACGCTCTCAATGGTCCGGACCTTTCGATCATGCGCCTGAAAGGCGAAGGTGATGCACGAGTTGATCGCGGAGCCGTTCATGATGACCGTGCACGAGCCGCAGGCGCCGTCCTCGCAACCGCGCTTGGTTCCGGAGTAGCCGGAGCGGCGAAGAAGATCGAGCAGCGACTCGCCGGCGGTGATCGTGAACTCCTTGGTCTCGCCGTTGAGCCTGAACCGTATCGTCTTCCTGCTGCTCATTCGGTTTCTCCCTTCGCCGCCCGCAGTGCCTGCTCGAGAACATCCTGCAGAATCACCCCCGCCAGATGCCGGGCGAATTCGTTGGACATACCCTCCCGACCCTGCCAGTCGAGACCGTCGATACCGTCTTCGATCGCGGTCTCGAAGAGAGCGGGGTCGGCGGACTTCCCCTCCAGAGGCGCTTCCACCTCGGTCAGTCGCATGGGCAGAGGAAGAGCTGCGTTGGCGGCCAAACGCACGCGCACGAAGCGCTCTCCTTGGAGCGTGATCGCGGCAGCCGCGGTCATCAGACTGAACGCCGCGTTGGTCATCGACTCCTTCTTGAAGCCGAAGCCCGTAGGCGGCGCGACCGCGGGCACCAGCACCGCCGTTACGAGCTCACCGGGCGCGAGCTGGTTGAGCGGTTGCGCGGTGAAGAAATCGAGGGCGGCGCAAGTGCGCTCCTCTTCGCCCTGAATTACCACGCTGCCCTCCAGAACCAGAAGCGCCAGCGGCAGATCGGACCAGGGAAACAACCGCGAAATGTTGCCCCCCACGGTCGAGATGTTGCGTACCTGATGGGTCGGGATGCGGGTCGCGACCCGGTCCAGAACCCAGCCGTCGGCGCGATAGCGCACTAGATCTGTCAGGGTGGTCGTCGCGCCGATGCGAAAGCCGGAGTCCGTCCTCTCGATGCCGTTCAGACCGAGGCGCGTGATGTCGACCGCGGTGGCGCCCGGCCGTTCGGAAATGTATTGAAACGCCGTGCCACCCGCAAAGGCGTAGCCGCGGTCGCCGAGTGCCTTGAGCGCCTCCTGGGCTTCACCCAGCGTTTTTGGGATCAAGAAATCGACAAATCTCATCGGCTACCCGCCTCCGATCTGCATAATGACCGTCAACTCGTCACCGTCTTGGACGGCCCGCGACGGATCGGCTGTTTCATCGTTGACGAAGAGTCTGAGGAACCGTTGCTGTTCCGGCACTACCCGAAAACGGCCAAGTACGTCGCCCACGGTTGAGCCCTCCTGGACCTCGATATGGCTGCCGCTCTCGACACCGTCGAACTTCAAGTAGCCGGTGTAGGTCAACTTGATCTTCATGTCCGTGCGCCTGTCCTTCGGCGAGCGAGGCCGTGCCGTTTGCCGTCGCAGATGCCTTGAGCCTCGCTCGTATCGGGAACCCGCCGCAACACCCCTAAGGGCAGGGTGGCTCCACATCTCGCTGGCCGATGGGATGCCCCAGCCCCTTGGCCTAGCCCCTCCATCTATCCGCTAACCTATCCTCGGAGCGAACACTTTGTGTGAGGTTCCCAACTGCGCGACAGCCTGACCCAAGCGGAAGTTGGACCATCATGTGCAATCAAATCTCCACGCAGGAGTTTCCAGTCGCGTTCTTCGTGCTGACCTTCCTCCTCTCCGTGCCGTTCTACATCCTCAATGCGCTGGCGTA encodes:
- the pepT gene encoding peptidase T; its protein translation is MSESSGLPAVVDRFLRYVRIDTASDRDSTSFPSTEKQKDLSRLLAEELRALGLEDAEMDEYGYVYATLPSTLPEADAASTPTLALFAHVDTSQDEPGGPVVPLIHENYDGSVFELPGRLPAGGAVTLDPERSPALREHVGHDLISSDGTTLLGSDDKAGCAVIMQTVEDLLADPSVPRPPIRVCFTVDEEIGKGVDKLDLERLAADVAYTIDGSGTGTLSYETFNAAEAVIEVTGVNVHAGYAKDVMANAVTILARILDRLPADETPETTEDREGYYCPIEMSGTISSARSKMILRDFTTAGLAARKQLVESLVADACRAHPRASIDLQMSDQYKNMKEYIEAKDRRAVTFAFAAADEMGIELESELVRGGTDGSRLSEMGLPTPNVFDGGYDYHSRFEWNTVQNLEASLAYVQNLVRYWAEHGRDPV
- a CDS encoding oligopeptide transporter OPT family protein encodes the protein MSGESGREIRRGSYPEITWPAILIGYVLGALIAVSIGYLSLKLGFSIEGSELAAILGFGILRGVMRRKSIIENNINQTLASSVNGASAGMMFSIPAIFILGYTDFNRLLVVLACMAGGVLGIAFIIPLRKQMIDFDRLAYPGGIATAAILKAPGAGVRKAQLLVGAALLAAIVHLASLMTGFENWDVGALLGLPEYMNGIWYISLLTIGTAYLAGRGGWFFVVGGYVCYWILAPLMDFRGILPTPAELETAGQGMATYLRLQLFRPVGIGMLIGGAVTGIALALPLVIAAIRSMQQAAKVKSVVSRDELPIRFLYMGIVGAVVLLAGTAVMAVPHIEPWRMILMAVLGATWVWLAGIVLAECIGRTQWSPLSGMTLIGITILIFVASGMSDRDTVVASIVVGAAMCVAMAQATDLMLDLKTGYLVGAIPRKQQIAQFLGTWLGPILIMGLIVVLHQAYGMGSDKLPAPQGQALASVIQGVLGGDVPLDKYLSGAGLGALLSASGIGGVGIMVGLGFYLPFNIILTYTIGTLLREFTDARLGRKFADDSGIPLAAGLIVGEALVGVGYSLMVVFSA
- a CDS encoding molybdopterin-dependent oxidoreductase, which encodes MDKVKSFKVVNKSVDKTDSMQLALGKPSFVADLVPPDSLIVKMLWSPHPHALIKSIDISAAEAMPGVRCVLCHENVPRHLHLTAGQGYPEPSPYDTAVFDYKVRCVGDRVAAVAAETAEIAEAALKKVQVEYELLEPVLSIEDALRDGAPVIHDEPDVSHPLPVPFQPEKNIVAEVGMKEGDLEREMEAADYAFDHGYDTPYAQHVPIETHVCFAYLDASDRVVICASTQVPFHCRRIVAQALGLPVKKIRIIKPRIGGGFGSKQEMLLEDVCALMALRTRRPCFWQLTREENFLYGRTRHPIHFRLRTTMTGDGELTGIGMDAICNTGAYGGHGLPVVGCCGSKVLPLYRWKHIHFDGKVVYTNLPVGGAYRGFGATQAYFAVESQLDEMSYAIDMDPLELRLKNHIQEGEGSPVFAALGEGKAGVEMTIGSCGLSECLRLGAEEIGWSGRTLPSEKSGRYRRGLGLACLMQGSSIPEIDMGAASIKMNEDGSFNLLFGATDLGTGADTVLAQIAAEELSTTVDKMLVYASDTDLTPFDVGAYASSTTYLSGEAVRKAAAKVKQQILGVAAEMLDKAPAELTAVDAKVVAKDGSGEVTYSQVALYSLYERNQFQIMDVASHITHKSPPPFAAHYVDLVVDTLTGKVKVEKYVAAIDCGTAINPKLAEGQTEGAVMNGVSYALCEEYLFDSKGAMTNASMQNYHIHSLRDKPKIKTILVPSYEDTGPFGAKSVSEISINGGAPAIGNAIFNATGARLRRFPFTPESVWRAIQEQTASPSRSRETVRSA
- a CDS encoding (2Fe-2S)-binding protein → MSSRKTIRFRLNGETKEFTITAGESLLDLLRRSGYSGTKRGCEDGACGSCTVIMNGSAINSCITFAFQAHDRKVRTIESVGEYDRPDPFQTAMVEEAGVQCGFCIPGIIMSVKAMLDEVPNPTEQEIFEHLDGNYCRCTGYEKIEDALHRTIAETSGEKPQWTR
- a CDS encoding MoaD/ThiS family protein — protein: MKIKLTYTGYLKFDGVESGSHIEVQEGSTVGDVLGRFRVVPEQQRFLRLFVNDETADPSRAVQDGDELTVIMQIGGG